Proteins encoded within one genomic window of Methanosarcina barkeri str. Wiesmoor:
- a CDS encoding 4Fe-4S dicluster domain-containing protein, which translates to MVAKINPESCASCGSCIGECPVCAISINDNDVSFVLEDKCNDCGVCLYVCVHGAITIV; encoded by the coding sequence ATGGTAGCAAAAATTAATCCCGAGTCCTGTGCTAGTTGTGGAAGCTGTATAGGTGAATGCCCTGTATGTGCAATTTCCATCAACGACAATGATGTTTCATTTGTCCTTGAAGATAAATGCAATGACTGCGGCGTATGTTTATATGTGTGTGTACATGGGGCAATTACTATCGTATAA
- a CDS encoding M6 family metalloprotease domain-containing protein, which produces MTILVQFKDVKSTVIREDVDRMLNGENYTENGNFCSVREYFQLMSGGKLNYTNVVVGPVTLSKNRQYYVAHLLVEEALDLAIASGVNLKEFDSRGEKIVDAINFLYAGQTQYIGELWPHNYYLDISRGDMKTHFYMLSSLGRSKEDLSIGTLCHENGHMLCRWPDIYDYGVRDGDFEKSAGLGYYCLMSAGNHNNSGRTPSPVCAYLRYLVGWCDNVVLLDKPGEYQVAHGDYNTAYIFKSRKCHDEEFCNEFFLIENRSQLSLDKYIISSGLAVYHCDTLGSNEWQGGTPTKHYQCGLLQADGHLDLETNRNMGDETDLFKETAGITISHNTLPSSNLWDGSESGLIISNISAPGQIITFQVGTSGVSPAIKAVIPGIEGKEISKRVELIKIIEEAQDKIDEGLEKLRAIA; this is translated from the coding sequence TTGACCATTTTGGTCCAGTTCAAAGATGTCAAAAGCACTGTCATCCGAGAGGATGTGGATAGAATGCTCAACGGAGAAAATTACACCGAAAACGGTAATTTCTGCTCCGTCCGAGAGTATTTTCAACTCATGTCTGGAGGAAAGCTGAATTACACCAATGTAGTAGTCGGGCCGGTAACCTTGAGCAAGAACCGGCAATACTATGTCGCCCATCTCCTGGTCGAAGAAGCCCTGGACCTGGCAATAGCCAGCGGCGTAAATCTAAAGGAGTTCGACTCTAGGGGTGAGAAAATAGTGGATGCTATCAATTTCCTCTATGCAGGTCAGACCCAGTACATAGGAGAGTTATGGCCCCATAATTACTACCTGGATATCTCTCGCGGCGACATGAAGACCCATTTCTATATGCTTTCCAGCCTTGGCCGTAGCAAAGAAGACTTGAGCATAGGCACACTCTGCCATGAGAACGGCCATATGCTCTGCCGCTGGCCAGACATCTATGACTACGGCGTCAGAGATGGCGACTTTGAAAAGAGCGCAGGTCTCGGGTATTACTGCCTCATGAGCGCTGGCAACCATAACAATAGTGGAAGGACACCATCCCCGGTATGTGCCTATTTGCGCTATCTTGTGGGCTGGTGCGACAACGTGGTTCTCTTGGACAAACCTGGCGAGTACCAGGTAGCGCATGGAGACTACAATACTGCCTATATCTTTAAAAGCAGGAAATGCCATGATGAAGAGTTCTGCAATGAATTCTTCTTGATTGAAAACAGGTCTCAGTTGAGCCTTGATAAATATATAATTTCCAGCGGTCTGGCTGTATATCATTGTGATACATTGGGTTCCAATGAATGGCAGGGAGGAACTCCCACCAAGCATTATCAGTGCGGATTGCTTCAGGCCGACGGACATCTGGACCTTGAAACCAACCGGAATATGGGGGACGAGACAGATCTCTTCAAAGAGACAGCGGGCATTACCATAAGCCATAACACTCTGCCCTCCTCTAACTTGTGGGACGGCTCGGAGTCCGGCCTGATCATCTCCAACATCTCAGCACCCGGCCAGATCATAACATTCCAGGTGGGCACATCTGGAGTTAGCCCTGCCATAAAAGCGGTAATACCTGGTATCGAAGGGAAGGAAATTTCAAAGCGTGTAGAGCTTATAAAGATCATTGAAGAAGCTCAGGATAAGATTGATGAAGGGTTAGAAAAGTTGAGGGCAATTGCTTGA
- a CDS encoding NADH-quinone oxidoreductase subunit B family protein, producing MSLAKSPWIVHVNCNSCNGCDIEVIACLTPLYDAERFGVLNIGTPKQADIMVVTGAVNYKNVNVLINIYNQIPDPKVVIAVGACASTGGIFHSCYNVIGGVDQVIPVDIYVPGCCPRPEAILDGIIAALPILEDKKKRNIKGKEVKLKRNEGPAPCDSLDTPS from the coding sequence ATGTCGTTAGCAAAATCTCCATGGATTGTACATGTGAATTGTAACAGTTGTAATGGCTGTGATATTGAAGTAATAGCTTGTCTTACTCCCCTATATGACGCTGAAAGATTTGGTGTGTTAAACATCGGTACCCCTAAGCAAGCAGATATAATGGTGGTTACAGGCGCAGTGAATTACAAAAATGTTAATGTGCTTATAAATATATATAACCAGATTCCTGATCCAAAAGTTGTTATAGCAGTTGGCGCCTGTGCATCCACAGGTGGGATTTTCCATAGCTGCTATAATGTAATAGGCGGAGTGGATCAGGTTATACCCGTAGACATATATGTTCCAGGCTGCTGCCCACGACCTGAAGCCATACTTGATGGAATCATTGCGGCTCTTCCGATTCTAGAAGATAAGAAGAAAAGGAATATTAAAGGAAAAGAGGTAAAACTCAAAAGAAATGAGGGCCCGGCACCTTGTGATTCCCTGGACACACCAAGCTGA
- a CDS encoding carboxymuconolactone decarboxylase family protein, producing the protein MADHKTVTESIEKKMGFKPQILETLEELDPEFLSKYRRCDGKLLADGALPAKTKILMALAVVASKQCEACTVAQMKSALNHGVTKEEIMEAMEVIFITSGAPAVAACREALKLLK; encoded by the coding sequence TTGGCAGACCATAAAACAGTAACAGAGAGTATAGAAAAGAAAATGGGATTTAAACCTCAGATCTTAGAAACACTTGAGGAACTTGATCCTGAGTTTCTTTCAAAGTACAGACGTTGTGATGGAAAATTATTGGCTGATGGAGCTCTGCCTGCAAAAACAAAAATCCTTATGGCTCTTGCAGTTGTGGCATCTAAACAGTGTGAGGCCTGTACGGTGGCGCAGATGAAAAGTGCTCTTAATCATGGAGTCACTAAGGAAGAAATCATGGAAGCCATGGAAGTTATCTTTATCACCTCAGGAGCTCCGGCTGTTGCTGCTTGCCGAGAAGCCCTGAAATTATTGAAATAA
- a CDS encoding DUF2180 family protein, whose amino-acid sequence MLKCYDCAEENKESEAVGVCIVCGKGLCIDHIKEVELPMKGGYPLPHLTLKKDLPRMMCRECIDATIGDIGCV is encoded by the coding sequence ATGCTGAAGTGTTATGATTGCGCTGAAGAAAACAAAGAAAGTGAGGCAGTAGGGGTTTGTATTGTCTGTGGAAAAGGTCTCTGTATAGATCATATTAAAGAAGTAGAGTTACCTATGAAAGGAGGATATCCACTTCCCCATTTGACACTAAAAAAAGATCTTCCCAGAATGATGTGTCGTGAGTGCATTGATGCAACTATTGGAGACATAGGCTGCGTCTAA
- a CDS encoding DUF2180 family protein codes for MKCYECAREGKDTDAVGICIACGRGVCKEHLIREETPVWEGSYPIELKPDIEHIKRIMCYSCHEALKENCLFNEVC; via the coding sequence ATGAAATGCTATGAATGTGCCAGAGAAGGTAAAGATACAGACGCCGTTGGGATTTGTATTGCATGTGGTAGAGGGGTTTGCAAAGAGCATCTTATCCGTGAGGAAACTCCTGTTTGGGAAGGAAGTTATCCAATTGAGCTGAAGCCTGACATTGAGCATATTAAAAGAATTATGTGCTATTCTTGCCATGAAGCCCTGAAGGAAAACTGCCTATTTAATGAGGTTTGTTGA
- a CDS encoding desulfoferrodoxin FeS4 iron-binding domain-containing protein: MGVSAKGERYICEICGNEVIVEEVGGGTLVCCGQEMTLVSEE; encoded by the coding sequence ATGGGTGTATCTGCTAAAGGAGAAAGATATATTTGTGAGATATGCGGTAACGAAGTTATAGTAGAAGAAGTAGGTGGAGGAACTCTTGTCTGTTGTGGTCAGGAAATGACTCTTGTTAGTGAGGAATAA